A window of the Rhizobium brockwellii genome harbors these coding sequences:
- a CDS encoding benzoate/H(+) symporter BenE family transporter — translation MRHSRSSSPAMLKDFSVQALFMGLLTAFVGSASSFAVVLHGLEAVGATDAQAASGLMALSISMGVCAIVLSAVTRLPISIAWSTPGAALLASTGAIDGGFNAAVGAFLVCAALIIVAGLFKPLGRAVAAIPAPLANAMLSGVLIGLCFAPVKAIGFNPLFGLPIVVAWIVVGAFKRLWAVPAALAAFVLVLAFGVDIPDGALGSLEQSLVPTVEIVRPVFNLAGLISIALPLFIVTMASQNIPGIAVLKVNHYDPKPGPLFAVTGFFSLLSAPFGGHAVNLAAITAAMCAGQDAHTDPKRRYWASLIAGVGYIILGLLAGAVTAFVALAPSILIEAVAGLALIGAFSSSAMSAFQAPDSREAAAITFLVTASGVSFGGISGAFWGLIAGGLMLALSRLVKIWKDRAQSE, via the coding sequence ATGCGCCATTCGCGCAGCTCGAGTCCCGCCATGCTCAAAGATTTTTCCGTCCAAGCTCTGTTCATGGGGCTGCTGACCGCCTTCGTCGGCTCCGCCAGTTCCTTCGCCGTCGTGCTGCACGGGCTTGAGGCGGTCGGCGCGACGGATGCTCAGGCGGCATCCGGGCTGATGGCATTGTCGATTTCCATGGGCGTCTGCGCGATCGTGCTGAGTGCCGTGACCCGATTGCCGATCAGCATCGCCTGGTCGACACCGGGTGCCGCACTGCTGGCAAGCACCGGGGCGATCGATGGCGGCTTCAATGCGGCGGTCGGGGCCTTCCTGGTCTGCGCTGCGCTGATCATCGTTGCGGGACTGTTCAAGCCGCTCGGCCGGGCGGTTGCCGCGATTCCTGCGCCGCTTGCCAATGCGATGCTTTCCGGTGTGCTGATCGGTCTCTGCTTCGCGCCGGTGAAAGCGATCGGCTTCAATCCGCTGTTCGGTCTGCCGATCGTCGTTGCCTGGATCGTCGTCGGCGCCTTCAAGCGGCTTTGGGCGGTGCCGGCAGCACTCGCGGCCTTCGTGCTGGTGCTCGCCTTCGGCGTCGATATCCCAGACGGTGCGCTCGGCTCGCTGGAACAATCACTGGTGCCGACGGTGGAGATCGTCCGGCCGGTGTTCAATCTTGCCGGCCTCATCTCGATTGCGCTGCCGCTCTTCATCGTGACCATGGCCTCGCAGAACATTCCGGGTATCGCGGTGCTGAAGGTCAACCACTACGATCCGAAGCCCGGCCCGCTCTTTGCCGTCACCGGCTTCTTTTCGCTGCTGTCGGCGCCGTTCGGTGGCCACGCGGTCAATCTGGCGGCCATCACCGCGGCGATGTGCGCCGGACAGGACGCCCACACCGATCCGAAGCGGCGCTATTGGGCGTCACTGATCGCCGGCGTCGGTTATATCATTCTCGGGCTGCTCGCAGGCGCGGTGACGGCCTTCGTCGCACTCGCGCCTTCGATCCTGATCGAGGCGGTAGCGGGGCTGGCGCTGATTGGAGCCTTCTCTTCCTCGGCGATGTCGGCCTTCCAGGCGCCGGACTCGCGCGAGGCGGCGGCAATCACCTTCCTCGTCACCGCCTCCGGCGTTTCCTTCGGCGGCATTTCCGGCGCCTTCTGGGGCCTGATCGCGGGTGGGCTGATGCTGGCGCTGTCGCGGCTGGTGAAGATTTGGAAAGACCGAGCTCAGTCGGAGTAA
- a CDS encoding winged helix-turn-helix transcriptional regulator — translation MNLTSDWREAGLAIGYPAKIHTLSCHTHQEVTMAEPMKRLPELPVERALKVISGRWKPVILYYVFSGPKRLSELKRMMPAITQKVLIQQLREMEEHGLVARQIFAEVPARVEYSATELGLGLEPVLLALCQWGQRHAEARNEADEITDCIVRPRRVTAPHVFSDAHRAL, via the coding sequence ATGAACCTCACGTCTGATTGGCGTGAGGCAGGTTTAGCAATAGGATATCCGGCAAAAATACACACTCTTTCGTGCCATACCCACCAGGAGGTGACCATGGCTGAGCCGATGAAAAGACTCCCCGAGCTGCCGGTCGAGCGCGCGCTGAAGGTGATCTCCGGACGCTGGAAGCCCGTCATCCTCTATTACGTCTTCTCCGGCCCGAAGCGTCTTTCGGAGCTGAAGCGGATGATGCCCGCCATTACTCAGAAGGTGCTGATCCAGCAGCTGCGCGAGATGGAGGAGCACGGGCTGGTCGCCCGCCAGATCTTCGCCGAAGTCCCCGCCCGCGTCGAATACAGCGCGACCGAACTTGGTCTCGGTCTCGAACCGGTGTTGCTGGCGCTCTGCCAATGGGGCCAGCGCCACGCCGAAGCACGCAACGAAGCCGACGAGATCACCGACTGCATCGTCAGGCCGCGCCGCGTTACAGCGCCGCACGTCTTTTCAGACGCGCATAGGGCGCTGTAA
- the leuA gene encoding 2-isopropylmalate synthase, with the protein MDAKTQSSQNKVASQNKMASENKMAPTNKTAPAKGMPDAAAKYRAYPQVNIPDRTWPTKTITKAPVWCSVDLRDGNQALVDPMGHDRKARMFQLLIEMGFKEIEIGFPSASQTDFDFARWCVEEGSVPDDVSLQVLVQCRPELITRTFEALEGANRPIVHFYNSTSELQRRVVFAKDVQGIKQIAVDAAKMITDMATKAGGGYRFEYSPESFTGTELDVALEICNAVIEVVKPTPDNKLIINLPSTVEMATPNVYADQIEWMCRNLDNRENLIVSLHPHNDRGTGIAAAELALLAGADRVEGTLFGNGERTGNVDMVTMALNMFTQGVDPEIDCSNIERIKEVFEYSNQMAIGERHPYVGELVYTAFSGSHQDAINKGMKAAQVANHPVWEVPYLPIDPRDVGRSYEAIIRINSQSGKGGIAYILQQDYGLNLPRNLQVEFREDIQRITDVEGKELPSRRIYDRFIERYVTQPEGRLRFVDHHTYPDTEHKGQRIVAAEITDNGEIKRIEGRGNGPIDGFINALSHYLGIEMSVEDYSEHSLQHGSNAAAISYVETSYPGGKLFGAGINTNIVAASLEAIVSAANRVLEVKAGKA; encoded by the coding sequence ATGGACGCGAAGACGCAATCCTCCCAAAATAAGGTGGCCTCCCAAAATAAGATGGCCTCCGAGAATAAGATGGCCCCCACTAACAAGACGGCCCCCGCAAAAGGCATGCCCGATGCCGCGGCAAAATACCGGGCCTATCCGCAGGTGAACATTCCCGACCGCACATGGCCGACGAAGACCATTACCAAGGCGCCGGTCTGGTGCTCGGTCGACCTGCGCGACGGCAACCAGGCGCTTGTCGACCCGATGGGCCACGATCGCAAGGCGCGGATGTTCCAGCTGTTGATCGAGATGGGCTTCAAGGAAATCGAGATCGGTTTCCCCTCGGCTTCGCAGACCGATTTCGACTTTGCCCGTTGGTGCGTGGAGGAGGGCAGTGTGCCCGACGACGTCTCCCTGCAGGTATTGGTGCAGTGCCGCCCGGAACTCATCACCCGCACCTTCGAAGCGCTGGAAGGCGCAAACCGGCCTATCGTGCATTTCTACAACTCCACCAGCGAGTTGCAGCGCCGCGTCGTCTTCGCCAAGGATGTGCAGGGCATCAAGCAGATCGCCGTCGATGCCGCCAAGATGATCACCGATATGGCCACCAAGGCCGGCGGCGGTTACCGTTTCGAATATTCCCCGGAGAGCTTTACCGGCACCGAACTCGATGTGGCGCTGGAGATCTGCAACGCGGTCATCGAGGTCGTCAAGCCGACGCCCGACAATAAGCTGATCATCAACCTGCCGTCTACCGTCGAGATGGCGACTCCGAACGTCTATGCCGACCAGATCGAATGGATGTGCCGCAACCTCGACAATCGCGAGAACCTGATCGTTTCCCTGCATCCGCATAATGACCGCGGCACCGGCATTGCCGCCGCCGAACTGGCACTGCTGGCAGGTGCCGACCGCGTCGAAGGCACGCTGTTCGGCAATGGCGAGCGTACCGGCAATGTCGACATGGTGACGATGGCGCTGAACATGTTCACGCAAGGCGTCGATCCCGAGATCGACTGCTCGAATATCGAACGCATCAAGGAAGTGTTCGAATATTCGAACCAGATGGCGATCGGCGAGCGTCATCCCTATGTCGGCGAGCTGGTCTATACGGCGTTTTCCGGCTCGCATCAGGATGCGATCAACAAGGGCATGAAGGCAGCACAGGTCGCCAACCATCCCGTGTGGGAGGTCCCGTACCTGCCGATCGATCCGCGTGATGTCGGTCGTTCCTACGAGGCGATCATCCGTATCAATTCGCAGTCCGGCAAGGGCGGCATCGCCTATATCTTGCAGCAGGATTACGGGCTGAACCTGCCGCGTAACCTGCAGGTGGAATTCCGCGAGGATATCCAGCGCATCACCGACGTAGAGGGCAAAGAGCTTCCGTCCCGGCGCATCTACGACCGCTTCATCGAGCGCTACGTGACGCAGCCGGAAGGGCGCCTGCGCTTCGTCGACCATCACACCTATCCCGACACCGAGCACAAGGGCCAGCGGATCGTCGCAGCCGAGATCACCGACAATGGGGAGATCAAGCGCATCGAAGGGCGCGGCAACGGTCCGATCGACGGCTTCATCAACGCGCTGTCGCATTATCTCGGCATCGAGATGTCGGTTGAGGACTATTCCGAGCACTCGCTCCAGCATGGCTCGAACGCAGCGGCGATCTCCTATGTCGAGACTTCCTATCCCGGCGGCAAACTCTTCGGCGCCGGCATCAATACCAACATCGTCGCGGCGTCGCTGGAAGCGATCGTCTCGGCCGCCAACCGCGTGCTCGAGGTCAAGGCTGGCAAGGCTTGA
- a CDS encoding ATP-dependent Clp protease proteolytic subunit: MNDEDQDDKTKELPLGKETEANLFKSRSIFIYGPINQELAQKVCSQLVALAAASDEDIRIYVNSPGGHVESGDSIHDMIKFIKPKVWMIGTGWVASAGALIYVATPKERRLCLPNTRFLLHQPSGGTRGMASDIEIQAREIIKMNERLNRIMAAATGQPLDKIDKDTDRDYWLSAEEAKEYGLVSRIVTSQADI; this comes from the coding sequence ATGAACGACGAAGACCAGGACGACAAGACGAAGGAACTGCCGCTCGGTAAGGAAACGGAGGCGAATCTTTTCAAGTCGCGTTCGATCTTCATCTACGGACCGATCAATCAGGAATTGGCGCAGAAAGTCTGCTCGCAACTTGTGGCGCTTGCCGCGGCCAGCGACGAGGACATCCGCATCTATGTCAATTCGCCCGGCGGCCACGTCGAATCCGGCGATTCCATTCATGACATGATCAAGTTCATCAAGCCGAAGGTCTGGATGATCGGCACCGGTTGGGTCGCCTCTGCCGGCGCACTGATCTATGTCGCCACTCCGAAGGAGCGGCGCCTGTGCCTGCCGAACACGCGCTTCCTGCTGCATCAGCCCTCCGGCGGCACGCGCGGCATGGCATCCGACATCGAAATCCAGGCGCGCGAGATCATCAAGATGAACGAGCGCCTGAACAGGATCATGGCAGCGGCCACCGGCCAGCCGCTCGACAAGATCGACAAGGATACGGATCGCGACTACTGGCTTTCGGCCGAAGAGGCGAAGGAGTATGGCCTCGTTTCACGGATCGTGACGTCGCAGGCCGATATCTAA